The following are from one region of the Novosphingobium humi genome:
- the recA gene encoding recombinase RecA: MAAQLKLIQEGKDKDSMDRQKALEAALAQIDRAFGKGSAMRLGAKEAMQVEAISTGSLGLDIALGIGGLPRGRIVEIYGPESSGKTTLALHAIAEAQKGGGTAAFVDAEHALDPVYAKKLGVDIDNLIVSQPDTGEQALEIVDTLVRSNAIDVLVVDSVAALVPRAEIEGEMGDSHVGLQARLMSQALRKLTGSISRSRCMVIFINQVRMKIGVMYGNPETTTGGNALKFYASVRLDIRRTGQIKDRDDIVGNATRVKVVKNKVAPPFKQVEFDIMYGEGISKIGEILDLGVKAGIVEKSGAWFSYDSIRIGQGRENSKNYLREHPEVRDRIETAIRAQTEGLAGEMMVGPEAEDDA, from the coding sequence GTGGCAGCTCAACTCAAGCTGATTCAGGAAGGCAAGGACAAGGACAGCATGGACCGTCAAAAGGCGCTGGAAGCCGCATTGGCACAAATTGATCGGGCGTTTGGCAAGGGTTCTGCCATGCGTCTGGGGGCCAAGGAAGCCATGCAGGTGGAAGCGATTTCCACCGGATCGCTGGGCCTTGATATTGCTCTGGGAATTGGCGGCTTGCCGCGCGGGCGCATCGTGGAAATCTATGGGCCGGAAAGCTCGGGCAAGACCACGCTGGCGCTGCATGCGATTGCCGAGGCGCAGAAGGGTGGCGGCACGGCGGCCTTTGTGGACGCCGAACACGCGCTCGACCCGGTCTATGCCAAGAAGCTGGGCGTCGATATTGACAATCTGATCGTTTCTCAGCCCGATACCGGCGAGCAGGCGCTGGAGATCGTCGATACGCTGGTGCGTTCGAACGCGATTGACGTGCTGGTGGTCGACTCGGTGGCCGCGCTGGTGCCGCGGGCCGAAATCGAGGGCGAAATGGGCGACAGTCATGTCGGCCTTCAGGCCCGCCTGATGAGCCAGGCTCTGCGCAAGCTGACCGGTTCGATCAGCCGCTCGCGCTGCATGGTGATCTTCATCAATCAGGTGCGTATGAAGATCGGTGTGATGTACGGCAATCCGGAAACCACGACGGGCGGCAATGCGCTCAAGTTCTACGCTTCGGTGCGTCTGGACATTCGCCGCACAGGCCAGATCAAGGATCGCGACGATATCGTCGGCAATGCGACCCGTGTGAAGGTGGTGAAGAACAAGGTGGCGCCGCCCTTCAAGCAGGTCGAATTCGACATCATGTATGGCGAGGGCATTTCCAAGATCGGCGAAATCCTCGACCTGGGCGTGAAGGCCGGGATCGTCGAGAAGTCGGGCGCGTGGTTCAGCTATGATTCGATCAGAATCGGGCAGGGACGTGAGAATTCGAAGAACTATTTGCGCGAGCATCCCGAAGTGCGCGATCGCATCGAAACCGCCATCCGTGCGCAGACCGAGGGTCTGGCGGGCGAGATGATGGTCGGGCCTGAGGCCGAAGACGACGCGTGA
- a CDS encoding cation:proton antiporter: MAHVSFSPSTPLGDALVILGAAGIVIPVFARFRITPVIGFILVGLLVGPYGLGRHVADAPWLAFVTITDAQALAPFAEFGIILLLFSVGLELSFDRLWAMRKQVLGLGAAELLLAALALGVGLKLMGQSAAGSIGLGFALSMSSTALVLPIAGSTTPVGRAALAMLLFEDLALVPIIFLLGALAPRAEGAGWMELAQTLGYGALVVAVLMVFGRYLLPHLFAQAARTKSPELFLSASLLVVIVAALATAGVGLSPIVGALIAGLLIAETEYHTEVEGITAPFKGLALGVFLITVGMSIDLAAVARNWVMIIAATTGVVVVKAVVMAGILHLTGARRGVATEAGILMSSPSETTLIVLATASGASLIAPSTAQFWQTVTALGLTVTPLLAWAGRRLARRVDAAAQQGLELDEKSAPHAVIIGFGRVGQLVADMLKAHDKPYMGIDSDPDLIAGAVRQGYRATFGEASSSHMLERLGLDRANCVILTMDEPRTAQRLVKKLRTQYPDLPILARARDTVHAAAMYRAGATHAIPETLEATLQLSEAVLVELGVPMGFVIASIHEKRDEYREVIMHDGGLSEKPKLKSSTLRERAG; encoded by the coding sequence ATGGCTCATGTTTCCTTCTCTCCTTCGACGCCGCTGGGCGATGCGCTGGTCATTTTGGGCGCGGCAGGCATCGTTATCCCGGTTTTCGCCCGTTTTCGCATCACGCCGGTGATCGGCTTCATTCTGGTCGGCCTGCTGGTGGGCCCCTATGGCCTTGGCCGCCATGTGGCCGACGCGCCATGGCTGGCCTTTGTCACGATCACCGATGCGCAGGCGCTGGCGCCTTTTGCCGAATTCGGCATCATCCTGCTGCTGTTCTCGGTCGGGCTTGAACTGTCTTTCGACCGCCTCTGGGCGATGCGCAAACAGGTGCTGGGTCTGGGCGCGGCGGAATTGCTGCTGGCGGCGCTCGCGCTGGGGGTCGGGCTGAAACTGATGGGGCAAAGCGCGGCCGGCTCGATCGGACTGGGCTTTGCGCTGTCCATGTCCTCTACCGCGCTGGTGCTGCCCATCGCCGGATCAACCACGCCGGTCGGCCGCGCCGCGCTGGCCATGCTGCTGTTCGAGGATCTGGCACTCGTGCCGATCATATTCCTGCTGGGCGCTCTGGCCCCCCGGGCCGAGGGCGCGGGCTGGATGGAACTGGCGCAGACGCTGGGTTACGGGGCGCTGGTCGTAGCGGTGCTGATGGTGTTCGGGCGCTATCTGCTGCCCCATCTGTTCGCCCAGGCCGCGCGCACCAAAAGCCCCGAACTCTTCCTTTCGGCCAGCCTGCTGGTGGTCATCGTCGCGGCGCTGGCCACGGCCGGGGTGGGCCTTTCGCCCATCGTTGGCGCGCTGATCGCAGGCCTGCTGATCGCCGAAACCGAGTACCACACCGAGGTCGAAGGCATAACCGCGCCCTTTAAGGGATTGGCTTTGGGCGTTTTTCTGATCACCGTCGGCATGAGCATCGATCTGGCCGCCGTTGCCCGCAACTGGGTGATGATCATCGCGGCCACCACCGGCGTGGTCGTGGTCAAGGCGGTGGTCATGGCAGGCATCCTGCATCTGACCGGAGCGCGGCGTGGTGTCGCCACCGAGGCGGGCATTCTGATGTCCAGCCCTTCGGAAACCACGCTGATCGTGCTGGCGACCGCCAGCGGCGCGTCGCTGATCGCGCCATCGACGGCGCAATTCTGGCAGACGGTGACCGCGCTCGGCCTGACGGTGACGCCCCTTCTGGCATGGGCAGGGCGACGCCTAGCGCGCCGGGTCGATGCCGCGGCCCAGCAAGGGCTGGAACTGGACGAGAAAAGCGCGCCCCATGCCGTCATCATCGGCTTTGGCCGGGTGGGCCAACTGGTGGCCGATATGCTCAAGGCGCATGACAAGCCCTATATGGGCATCGATTCCGATCCCGATCTGATCGCGGGCGCCGTGCGCCAGGGCTATCGCGCCACTTTCGGCGAGGCCTCTTCGAGCCATATGCTCGAAAGGCTTGGCCTTGACCGCGCCAATTGCGTCATCCTGACCATGGACGAGCCCCGCACCGCGCAGCGTCTGGTCAAGAAATTGCGCACGCAATATCCCGATCTGCCGATTTTGGCCCGTGCCCGCGATACGGTCCATGCCGCCGCGATGTATCGCGCCGGGGCCACCCACGCGATCCCCGAAACTTTGGAGGCAACCCTGCAATTGTCCGAGGCCGTGCTGGTCGAACTGGGCGTGCCGATGGGATTTGTCATCGCCTCGATCCACGAAAAGCGTGACGAATACCGCGAAGTCATCATGCATGACGGCGGTTTGAGCGAGAAGCCCAAGCTGAAAAGTTCCACGCTGCGCGAAAGGGCCGGATGA
- the alaS gene encoding alanine--tRNA ligase: MISTNDIRRSFLEYFGSNGHDVVPSAPLVPYNDPTLMFTNAGMVPFKNVFTGLETRAIPRATSSQKCVRAGGKHNDLDNVGYTARHHTFFEMLGNFSFGDYFKEQAITHAWTLLTKEWGLAKEKLLVTVYHTDDEAFGLWQKIAGLSEDRIIRIPTSDNFWSMGDTGPCGPCSEIFFDHGDHIWGGPPGSPEEDGDRFIEIWNLVFMQFEQQADGTRLSLPKPSIDTGMGLERIAAVMQGEHDNYDIDTFKALIAASESLTGVKAEGDSRASHRVIADHLRSTSFLLADGVLPSNEGRGYVLRRIMRRAMRHAHLLGAKDPLMHRLVPSLVTEMGAAYPELGRAQALIQEVLEREETKFRQTLDKGLKLLDEATDGLGEGGTLAGETAFKLYDTYGFPYDLTEDALRSRGISVDKDGFDAAMAQQKAAARAAWKGSGEAAAGEVWFDIAERVGATEFTGYTSTTGEAQIVAIVKDGKEVDSATAGDAVTIITNQTPFYGESGGQMGDAGTITGADGLSITIADTAKPLGRLHAHGGKVDSGSVKVGDAVVLSIDVARRDAIRANHSATHLLHAALRNRLGGHVTQKGSLVAPERLRFDFSQPTALTAEDIAAIEAEVNAEIRGNEVVNTRLMSPEDAISAGAMALFGEKYGEEVRVLSMGSKADGKNFSVELCGGTHVRALGDIGVLRIVSESAVSSGVRRIEALTGEGARQWFVNREEQLKAAAAALRTTPDEVEARVVALLDERKKLERELAEARKALALGGGGAAAQAADETINGVTFSGQVIDGLDAKELRGLLDTAKQRMGSGVAVIVAVNDGKGAIAAAVTEDLTAKVSAVDLVRAGVAALGGKGGGGRPDMAQGGGPDGSKAVEAIAAVKAVIAG; the protein is encoded by the coding sequence ATGATCTCGACGAACGACATCCGCCGCTCCTTTCTCGAATACTTTGGCTCGAATGGCCATGATGTGGTGCCGTCCGCGCCGCTCGTGCCCTATAACGATCCGACGTTGATGTTCACGAATGCGGGCATGGTCCCGTTCAAGAACGTCTTTACGGGATTGGAGACGCGAGCGATCCCGCGTGCCACCAGCAGCCAGAAATGCGTGCGCGCCGGCGGCAAGCATAACGATCTCGACAATGTCGGTTATACGGCGCGTCACCATACATTCTTTGAAATGCTGGGGAATTTCTCTTTCGGCGATTATTTCAAGGAACAGGCCATTACTCATGCCTGGACCTTGCTGACCAAGGAATGGGGGCTGGCCAAGGAGAAGTTGCTGGTCACCGTCTATCACACCGATGATGAGGCCTTTGGCCTGTGGCAGAAGATTGCGGGCCTGTCGGAAGATCGCATCATCCGCATCCCGACCAGCGACAATTTCTGGTCGATGGGTGATACCGGGCCTTGCGGGCCGTGCAGCGAAATTTTCTTCGACCATGGCGACCATATCTGGGGTGGCCCTCCGGGCTCGCCTGAGGAAGATGGCGACCGTTTTATCGAGATCTGGAATCTCGTGTTCATGCAGTTCGAGCAGCAGGCCGATGGCACCCGCCTGAGCCTGCCCAAGCCGAGCATCGACACCGGCATGGGGCTGGAGCGCATTGCCGCCGTCATGCAGGGTGAGCATGACAATTACGACATCGACACGTTCAAGGCGCTGATCGCGGCGAGCGAATCGCTGACCGGTGTGAAGGCCGAGGGCGACAGCCGTGCCAGCCATCGCGTGATTGCGGACCATTTGCGTTCCACCAGCTTTCTGCTGGCCGACGGCGTGCTGCCCAGCAATGAAGGGCGTGGTTATGTGTTGCGCCGTATCATGCGCCGCGCGATGCGTCACGCCCATCTGCTGGGTGCGAAGGACCCGTTGATGCACCGCCTGGTGCCGTCGCTGGTGACGGAAATGGGTGCGGCCTATCCTGAACTGGGCCGGGCGCAGGCATTGATCCAGGAAGTGCTGGAGCGCGAGGAAACCAAGTTCCGCCAGACGCTTGATAAGGGGCTCAAGCTGCTCGACGAGGCCACCGATGGTCTGGGTGAGGGCGGCACTTTGGCTGGCGAAACCGCCTTCAAGCTCTATGACACCTATGGCTTCCCCTATGACCTGACCGAGGACGCGCTGCGTTCGCGCGGGATCAGTGTTGACAAGGACGGCTTCGACGCCGCCATGGCTCAGCAAAAGGCCGCCGCGCGTGCGGCATGGAAGGGCAGCGGCGAGGCTGCCGCAGGCGAAGTGTGGTTCGACATAGCCGAGCGCGTCGGTGCCACCGAGTTCACCGGCTATACCAGCACCACCGGCGAGGCGCAGATCGTGGCCATCGTCAAGGATGGCAAGGAAGTTGACAGCGCCACCGCGGGCGACGCGGTGACGATCATCACCAACCAGACGCCTTTCTACGGCGAATCGGGCGGCCAGATGGGTGATGCCGGGACGATCACCGGTGCCGATGGCCTGAGCATCACGATTGCGGACACGGCCAAGCCGCTCGGGCGGTTGCACGCTCATGGCGGCAAGGTCGATAGCGGCAGCGTCAAGGTTGGGGATGCGGTTGTCCTCTCGATTGATGTCGCGCGTCGTGACGCGATCCGCGCGAACCACTCGGCGACGCATTTGCTGCATGCGGCTCTGCGCAATCGTCTGGGTGGGCATGTCACGCAGAAGGGCTCGCTGGTCGCGCCGGAGCGCCTGCGCTTTGACTTTTCGCAGCCCACAGCGCTGACGGCGGAAGATATTGCGGCGATCGAGGCCGAAGTGAACGCCGAGATTCGTGGCAATGAGGTGGTCAACACCCGCCTGATGAGCCCGGAAGACGCGATCTCTGCGGGCGCTATGGCGCTGTTTGGCGAGAAATACGGTGAGGAAGTCCGTGTTCTGTCGATGGGCAGCAAGGCCGATGGCAAGAATTTCTCGGTTGAGCTTTGCGGCGGCACCCATGTGCGGGCGCTGGGCGATATCGGGGTGCTGCGGATCGTGAGCGAAAGCGCGGTGTCGAGCGGTGTTCGCCGGATCGAGGCACTGACCGGCGAGGGCGCGCGCCAATGGTTCGTGAACCGCGAGGAACAGTTGAAGGCTGCTGCTGCGGCACTGCGCACCACGCCCGACGAGGTCGAGGCGCGCGTCGTGGCGCTGCTCGACGAGCGCAAGAAGTTGGAGCGCGAACTGGCCGAGGCCAGGAAGGCGCTGGCTCTGGGCGGCGGCGGCGCGGCGGCGCAGGCAGCGGACGAGACGATCAATGGCGTGACCTTCAGCGGTCAGGTGATTGATGGTTTGGACGCCAAGGAATTGCGCGGCCTGCTCGATACCGCCAAGCAGCGGATGGGCAGCGGCGTGGCGGTGATCGTGGCGGTCAATGACGGCAAGGGCGCGATTGCGGCGGCCGTGACCGAGGATCTGACGGCCAAGGTCAGCGCGGTCGATCTGGTGCGTGCGGGTGTTGCGGCGCTGGGTGGCAAGGGCGGCGGCGGCCGTCCGGACATGGCGCAGGGCGGCGGGCCGGATGGTTCGAAGGCGGTTGAGGCGATTGCTGCGGTGAAGGCTGTCATCGCTGGCTGA